A section of the Castanea sativa cultivar Marrone di Chiusa Pesio chromosome 12, ASM4071231v1 genome encodes:
- the LOC142620858 gene encoding norbelladine synthase-like encodes MFGQLSHELEVNVPASEAWELYSTLRLAKLVEEEPASGIEKVDVIEGDGGAGTILKLTFAGPPLFTVYKEKFTKLDNEKRLKETKVIEGGYLELGFTLYLIRFKVIEKDNDSCIIESTIEYDVKEEAAANASYVTIDALANIAELSKNYLTKNKAAKDEH; translated from the exons ATGTTTGGGCAGCTCTCACACGAGCTAGAGGTGAACGTGCCGGCTAGTGAAGCATGGGAGCTTTACAGCACGCTTCGGTTGGCAAAACTTGTTGAAGAAGAGCCTGCAAGTGGCATTGAGAAAGTTGATGTCATAGAAGGTGATGGAGGGGCCGGGACTATTCTCAAGCTAACATTTGCAG gCCCACCTTTGTTTACAGTTTACAAAGAGAAGTTCACAAAGCTTGATAATGAGAAACGCTTGAAAGAAACAAAAGTGATTGAAGGAGGATATCTTGAGTTAGGCTTTACTCTTTATCTTATTCGATTCAAAGTCATAGAGAAAGACAATGATTCATGCATAATCGAAAGCACAATAGAATATGATGTCAAGGAAGAGGCTGCTGCTAATGCCTCGTATGTTACTATTGACGCACTGGCAAATATTGCAGAACTCTCCAAAAATTATCTCACCAAAAACAAAGCTGCTAAAGATGAACACTAA
- the LOC142620857 gene encoding norbelladine synthase-like, with amino-acid sequence MFGQLSHELEINVPASEAWELYGTLRLAKLLEEDGTLIQKFELTEGDGGIGTILKLTFPPGTPGFTDYREKFTKLDNEKRLKEAEVIEGGYLELGFTFYHTRFEVIEMDNDSCILRSTIEYDVKEEAAANASYATIDAVAKLAELAKNHLIKNKVSKDTH; translated from the exons ATGTTTGGGCAACTCTCACATGAGCTGGAGATAAACGTGCCTGCTAGTGAAGCCTGGGAGCTTTATGGCACGCTTCGGTTGGCAAAACTTCTTGAAGAAGACGGAACTCTCATTCAGAAATTTGAGCTCACTGAAGGTGATGGGGGGATTGGGACCATTCTCAAGTTAACATTTCCACCAG GCACACCTGGATTTACTGATTACAGAGAGAAGTTCACAAAGCTTGACAATGAAAAACGCTTAAAAGAAGCAGAGGTGATTGAAGGAGGATATCTTGAGTTAGGTTTTACTTTTTATCACACTCGCTTTGAAGTCATCGAGATGGACAATGATTCATGCATACTGAGAAGCACAATTGAGTATGATGTCAAGGAAGAGGCTGCTGCTAATGCATCATATGCCACCATCGATGCAGTGGCAAAACTTGCAGAGCTCGCCAAAAATCATCTCATCAAAAACAAAGTTTCTAAAGATACACATTAA